Genomic window (Phragmites australis chromosome 5, lpPhrAust1.1, whole genome shotgun sequence):
TTCTGATGGGGTGGGTTTGTTATGGGCCTTCCTTGTTGTAAGTCAAACTCGGCGTCAGGAATGGCCGTCTGTGACGAATGCAAACTCAGGTTCCTGGACCTTAAGGCGAAAAGGAGCTTCCGTTTCATTGTGTTCAAGATCAACGAGAAGGTGCAGCAGGTGGTGGTGGACAGGGTTGGCCAGCCGGATGAGAGCTATGATGACTTCACCGCCTGCTTGCCCGCTGATGAGTGCCGCTACGCGGTGTTTGATTTTGACTTTGTTACTGATGAGAACTGCCAAAAGAGCAAGATCTTCTTCATCTCTTGGTAACAACTCTCTGGCCAAcatattctcttttatttttgggTTGATTTTTCTCTTTGTCATATGAGTTCCATTTCCATATCATTCGTTTCAATTCTGTTAAGgtgtttttctttcctttttgctATGGTACAATGAATGACGGTTGCTGACCAAATTCTGAGTTTGGATGTGATTTTGTTCTGGTTGAATTGCCTATACATGTTCGCTTATTGCACTTGCACTTTGGTATAATGCAACATTTTTTGCAGCATGGTGTTGGACCTTCACAACTTGATCTTGAACAAACTATCACATCAAAACAACTAATGAAGTAAAAGAGCAACATTTCATATGCTGCTGATGACCCAGGCCTATGAGTTTGTTAGATCTGGGGTTGGATAGACTAACAACCTACCGTAGGGGAAAAAACAGAAATTATGACTATAATTTCTGTAGCTAGCTACTAAAATTGTCCATATGCATGAGAATACCTGGTTTCGTACAGGTAAACATTGTGTCCAATGAATATTAATTTTTGATATCTTTGATCCTTCACCAGTTAAGTGATGAGAGCGAAATAACTTTTTTTGAGGGAAATACAGTAAGGGAGACTCCGACTATGAAATTGGTGAGAATCGGTGTCGAGCGGGGCTCGAACGCAGGTGGCGCGGGTGCAACAACGCGCTCTGGCCAACTGCGCTAGGTGCAGCATCCCGAGATCGAAATAACTTGATAGCAAATTATTAATGCATGCAAAAAATGTATCTTTGAACTAGCACTTAACATGCTATATAGGGAAATTTCAGTTAAAAGTGATGGAGCGTTATTTACTATGTTCATAATGCTGTGCATTTAATAGTATATGAAGGAACTGATATAAAACTTTTAATGCAACTTCGTGTTACAGCAACTAACAGCCGACGCTGCCATGATCTTTTTCTGCTGAATTTTGTGGAGTGACCATTTGAGTATATTTATCAGCATGGGTTACCAATACTTAAAGCTTGTTTCATAAAACCAGCTTCCGCCAGATTCCCATAATCTTGATCTTAATGAATTGGCCATCAGATCACCGGACTCTTAAAGCATTTTTGCGTTACTTATTGAACTCAGATAGATGCAGAGAATTTCTGTTCTTGTCAAATGCATAATGAAACGAGATTGAACTCTGCTATTTCAGTTTAGCACTGAAGCAGTGTGATTGTGCATCAAACGCTCTGCAGGTCCCCAGATACGTCAAGGGTGAGGAGCAAGATGTTGTACGCGAGCTCCAAGGACCGGTTCAAGAGGGAGCTCGACGGCATCCAGGTAGAGCTACAAGCAACTGACCCGAGCGAAATGAGCATGGACATCATAAAGTCGCGAGCGCTCTGAAACAACCCGGTCATTCACTGCACCCTCCAGGAGCAAAAGGCGTTATTGCATCAGCTCCCGGCCTTGCAATTTCGTCTGTTGGTGACGGTCATCCGTTTTCGTGTCATTGTTTTCCTGGAAGCAAAGTGTTGCATTATGTATGAGACTGATGCCGTTTTCCCTTTTCCCGTCTCTGCTGTAGTCCTGCTACTGCTGTAAACTAGAACTTATTTGC
Coding sequences:
- the LOC133919462 gene encoding actin-depolymerizing factor 1-like, translating into MLVAHNASGSHTRRRGRAWSKCPSPGLVASCKPPSPFSTSLSLLLAAPLFVSKPEEERKEEKPSTMSNSASGMAVCDECKLRFLDLKAKRSFRFIVFKINEKVQQVVVDRVGQPDESYDDFTACLPADECRYAVFDFDFVTDENCQKSKIFFISWSPDTSRVRSKMLYASSKDRFKRELDGIQVELQATDPSEMSMDIIKSRAL